Within the Rhizobium grahamii genome, the region GAAGGCATCGGCGAAGACAACATTCGCGAACGCCTGACCGAGGCCTCGAATGCGGCCTTCACGGAAAAGGCCGAGCGCTTCGGCGACGACATCATGCGCTACGTCGAGCGCTCGGTCGTCATGCAGACGCTCGACCATCTGTGGCGCGAACATATCGTCAACCTCGACCACCTGCGCTCTGTCATCGGCTTCCGCGGCTATGCCCAGCGCGACCCGTTGCAGGAGTACAAGTCCGAGGCATTCGAACTCTTCACCTCGCTGCTGAACAACCTGCGCGAAGCAGTGACGGCGCAGCTGATGCGCGTAGAGCTCGTGCAACAGGCTCCGCCCGAGCCGGAACCCCCGATGATGCAGGCGCATCACATCGATCCGGACACCGGAGAAGACGATTTTGCGCTGTATCAGGCCAGCGAAGTGGTCGTTGCGCCGGAAAACCGCAACCCGACCGATCCCGCGACCTGGGGCCGCGTCGGCCGTAACGAGGCTTGCCCGTGCGGCTCCGGCAAGAAGTACAAGCACTGCCATGGTGCGTTCGAGCAGGTCTGAGGCCTGATCCGGCATTAAGATCGAAGCCCTCGCGACCGGAATGTCGCGAGGGCTTTTTCATGCCCGCGTCCCGCCAAGGATCAAAATCTGCCCACAACTTCCAGGTCCATAGTCCACTCGAAATTCAGCCGCAAAACAGTCGCTTTGTTCATCGAGCTTGCGCCGATATCAGGATTGATTTCAGGGACACTCGATGAACCACACCGCTTGCAAGGCCCCCTATTTCAGCCAGTGGGAAACCGCATCGATGACGCTCTCCGTACTGGAGCGCGGCGCTTCTGCCTTGCTGGATGACCCGCTCTGGCAGCGATCCGGCGCCGACACCGTCGAGGAATATGCGCGGTGGGCAGTCAATATCTGCGGCATGGCCTGCCTAAAGATGATCCTCGCCTCCCGGGGCGAAGACCACCGCACGATCGACCTCGCGCGTGGGTGTACTGCCTTCGGCGGCTATGTCGTCAACGAGGAGGACCAGTCTATCAAGGGGCTGATCTACGCGCCCTTCGTCACCTATGTCGGTGAAACCTTCGGTCTCGATGCGAAAACGATCACTGGCCTTCAGACACCTGATATCGAGGATGTTCTGAAGGACAATCCCTTCTTCATCGCCTCGGTCAACAGCCAGATCCGCTGGCCGGACCGCCAGCCGCCGGCAAAGGGCGGCCATCTCGTGCTGGTGACGGCGGCAACCGCCGACACGATCCGCTTCCACAATCCGTCCGGCCACGACGAAGCCAGCCAGGCAGATGTCGAGCTACCGATCGAAATCTTCGACCGCTTTTTCGCCAATCGCGGCGTCGCCGTCAGGTTCGACCAACGATAACGATCCAAGGGGACCAACCTCCATGCCGACACAGCCCACCCGCCCGCGCATCGCCATCCTCTTCGGCGGCCGCTCGCCCGAACACGATGTCTCCATCCTCTCAGCGACCAACGTCGTCGCAGCACTTGACGCCGAGCGCTACGACGTTTTGCCGATCTTCGTGACCAGGGAAGGACAATGGCTGCTCCTGCCCAAGGGCACCACGCCTTCATCCGCCGCCAAGGTCGAGGAAGCCGTCGAGGTCAGCCTTGTGCCCGGCGGCCATGGCCGCCTACTCGCCATCCCGCAAGGCGCCCAGCCCTATGAAGTCCCCGCGATCGACGTTCTCTTTCCCGTGCTGCACGGGATGCATGGCGAGGATGGCTCGATCCAGGGC harbors:
- a CDS encoding C39 family peptidase — encoded protein: MNHTACKAPYFSQWETASMTLSVLERGASALLDDPLWQRSGADTVEEYARWAVNICGMACLKMILASRGEDHRTIDLARGCTAFGGYVVNEEDQSIKGLIYAPFVTYVGETFGLDAKTITGLQTPDIEDVLKDNPFFIASVNSQIRWPDRQPPAKGGHLVLVTAATADTIRFHNPSGHDEASQADVELPIEIFDRFFANRGVAVRFDQR